Genomic window (Rhineura floridana isolate rRhiFlo1 chromosome 13, rRhiFlo1.hap2, whole genome shotgun sequence):
tttaaaaaaataaaaattgaaatcTTGGTGTTTCAGCATAAACTATGTGACTCaggatcagaacaaatgctctatAAATCAGAACACGGATCTAAgctctgtgcaagcaaatcaggatgaatgctcaataaattgaTTGCCTGGAGGAGCCCTACGTTTCTGAGTAGTGGTAGAAAAAAAacagtttctctctctttctttctctgtttcaGGACTATGAGTACCCCCTTCATTCCCATGGAATGCCTTACCAGAAAAATGACCGCTGCCCCCCTCCGCCGCAGACATTACCAGACCGAGCGTGCGAGGTGCCCAGCTGCCGCTCAGACTCAGAGTGCGAGAGGCACAAGCGCTGTTGCTACAACGGGTGCATCTATGCCTGTCTAGAGTCGGTACCCCCACCCCCAGGTATGCCAGCCCATAATACAGTGTGCTGGAGAGTCTGGCTGTTGgggataaataatacataaatgtaaGAATCTCAGTGTCACAGACAATAAAAGCAAACTTTTAAGGCACTTATATCACCAGTTGATAAGACAaatgcacacgcacacatacacacaaacatatatatatggactatgggcttcccaaaggcatctggttggtcactttaacaacaggatgctggactagatgggcctttggcatgatccagcaaggCCTAGTAATGGCCCTGTATAAGACAAACAgtccttctcggtggtggccccctgtTTATGGAACACTCTCCAGGGAGGCACGTCTGACACCATCATTATACATCTTTAgatgccaagcaaaaacacttctCTTCCCTCATTTGACTCTTCATTTTGGAGGGTTTTGGAGGGCGTTTGATGTTATAGTTTCTTTTAGTGGGTAGGCTGTTCCACCaccttttatatttgttttttaattttttgttttagttttttatattGGGCTTAATCTTTTTAttaattgtaagttgctttgggttcagtTTTGCGAAGAAAAGCtactaacaaatttaattaattaaatttcttcaAACACCTGATGAGTCAAAAGATGCTGTTATTGATTACTACTATAAAATATTGGATTAGAGGAATACATGGAGGACAGGTCTGTATTTGGCAAATTAAAATTTGGTGTGTTAAAATGTAGTTTCCAGGCTTAGCTTCACTGTAATTCTGAGTACCATCACCCTGATTGTGAACCTTCCTGAAgcatcatatattcattttttaatgcATTCTTTGTAACAATGTCATTTCTGTGAAAAGTTTTAGACTGGTTGGTTCAGCCCAAACCCCGCTGGCTGGGTGGAAACGGCTGGTTACTCGATGGTCCAGAGGAAGTTTTACAAGGTCAGAAGAATATGTGCATCATTTGGAATATGTCAGATTGATTACTCTTCTTCAAAAGGTGTTCCCTGTTTGAACTTAGGATGGGGAGTTTGGTCTGAATGTCATCCTTAGGTCCAGTCCAAGTTTGTGGTTTtatatctgtaaaatgggattctatctatctatctatctatctatctatctatctatctatctatctatctatctatctatctatctatctatctatctatctatctatctatctatctatctatctatctatctatctatctatctgtctgtctatctatctatctgtctgtctgtctgtctgtctgtctgtctgtctgtctgtctgtcggtcagtcggtcggtcggtcggtcatttggtttatatcctgcacttcctgtaagcaggagcccagggcagcaaacaaaagcactaaaaacagtttaaaacatcatgaaaacagattctagagagagagaggttgctaAAATGGTCGCACCAATCTGTTTGCTGAGTTACTATACCTATGCCTCTAGCTAAGTCTCTTAAGTATCTCTCTGCATGACTAAAGAGCACAGGTGACTTGGCTgctactacctggagatgcttccaTAAGACAGGCCTTCCCTCTGCCCTGACTGAGCAGTGCGGAGTCATCAGAAGTCTTACATTCTTACATCAGAGTGTAAGAGAACAATAGACCTAGGCCAGCCTCATCTGGAGCTGAGAAGACACAGGGTCAGCGGTGGCTGGTGCTCTTTGGGGATGGTAAGGCACAAGGCATagatggaggcagagccaatgacagacaaaaccatcctccttcctgctgagttccacaagggcaacactgagactaaggaggaggaaacggACAGGTCATGCAaccccctggattggttgtaaataagaaggcagacagttgaggactggctgagggtagactgaggctggtggagaccttcctctttcaacaagccttttaagtagtaaccttatcccagtctgcatctatgttggaattgttttttttaaatgtctggcctgctctgactggtagcagctttccagggtctcaggcagaggtctttcccattaccTTCTCCCTGATCCTTTAAACTgaagatgtcagagattgaaccttggaccttttaCATGCCAAGCAGTTGCTTTTTTGTATCTGCAAGGGTCCCGGCTCCCCCAGAGAAAGGCAGCATGAGAGAGCTCTATCAGGTCTCTTCTTTAGCATGATTCATAAGAGCTTTGTAGAGATGCCAACTGATCAGGAAGAACTGAGCTggcctgctcttgtgcctttaagaaCATTTTCGTCTGCAGAAATCAGCTCGGAAAACTTTTCATGGTACAGAGAGAAACGTGTTCACCTGCAAATGGCTGAACATCAAGCTGTTGTCAAAAGCACAGGAGCTAGGAGAGTAAGAAAGTTGGCGACCTTGCACTCTTGGGCTAAGACTTTGGGATtcttttcaaagtctgttttaatcCAGATAGTCTAGCAGAGATGAACAGTGTTTAAGCTCAAATGAACAATCCCTGCTAATGAATATGAAAAGCCCCATATGCTGATAGTAAGGGCAGGAAAGCAGGTTGGCTTATAGCTATCCCAGGTGGAGATCTCACTCCTtgtgggaggaagagggcagaaaAGAGAGAAGAGGCAAAAGCTCAGTTAGAAAGACATAGCAGGTCACCACCTGAGGAGCAGGGGTTTGAGTGCGTATAATGGTGTCCTCGTGACATTCCTGTCGCCTTTGAGCTGAGAAGGCAGACCAAAGTAGTGGAGGATCACTGATTGTTTGGCTTGGTCAACCAAACAGACTCAacatgctaggctagatggacctttggcctgatctagtggGACTTTTCTCATACATTTGTCTCTACAGCCGAAGCATGCAGCACCACTGAAGATGGAGATGAGCCTTTGCACTGCCCAACAGGATACGAATGTCACATCATTAACCCTGGCAATGCCGCTGAGGGCATCCCTAACAGGGGTCAGTGTATCAAACTTCGTGGGAACTCTGGTAggtctacaccagggatgggagatcttttttcagcccaatggccGCATTCTTTGATAAGAAACTTTGCAGGGGCCTCATGCCAGGGGTGAGCAGACCAAGAGACAAAAGCGGGTAGAACAAGAAATGGGACTCTTCCTTTTGTAACGGAGGACACATTCCTGTCACACACGTCAGAAGTTTCTATAGAAAGAGAGGTTGCTAAAATGGTCAGACCAGTCTCTTTGTTCAGTTACTTATGCCTCTAGCTAGATCTCTTAAGTATCTCTTTTCATGAGTAAAGAGTACAGATGTCTTGGTTGCTACTACTTGGagattcttcccctctcccctggtTGAAGGTGATGTCATCCGAACTTACCTTCTTAGATCAGAGTGTAAGAGAACAATAGACGTAGGCCAGTCTCATCTGGAGCTGGGAAGACACAGAGATctgacttgctctctgtgctaaGTCCAGGATCCCCTGGAAACTTAATGGGAGatcacacacatctctccatccaggcaagcgagaggccttatcacagttcaaggacaggtTCCCCCAGCCAGGCAATGGCACTTGAGAAGAGGGTGAAGTGGGATGGCCAGAGGAAAGAGGGTGTGGCCACAGGGGACCCAGTCCtaggggccagatagagaggcctggagggccactttcAAGCCCCAGGCCTGaaattccccacctctgatcCACATACA
Coding sequences:
- the WFDC1 gene encoding WAP four-disulfide core domain protein 1; amino-acid sequence: MGCRQHFCTANIFAATMCLALLLSPQCNCAKKRWKRAPHLTLAEKYDDYEYPLHSHGMPYQKNDRCPPPPQTLPDRACEVPSCRSDSECERHKRCCYNGCIYACLESVPPPPVLDWLVQPKPRWLGGNGWLLDGPEEVLQAEACSTTEDGDEPLHCPTGYECHIINPGNAAEGIPNRGQCIKLRGNSDGWNLRPKYYKEYFGSSSNNVVGYVKQQQKRLS